The genomic region CATGGACAAGGCAAAACACTGGATTCACATTATTTTTTGAAGCATTGATCGTTGCTATGTCTAAAGAAATGAGTGTTTCTTCAATTGCTGAATTTGTCAATATTCATGAAAATTCAGTCTGGATTATTCTAGCTCATTATGTTGAAGAAGCAAGAGCAAAGATGGATCTCTCTGAACTAGATACTATCGGGGTAGATGAAATCTCTATCAAAAAAGGTCACAGCTATGTGACCTTGTTCTATGACCTGAAAGGATCAAGAGTAATTCATATTGAAAATGGGAAGAAAAAAAGTGTTTTCAAGAACTTCAGGGAAATTCTTTCCAGGAAGATAGATCATGATAATATCAAGTATATTTCAATGGATATGTATCCTGCTTTTAAAGGTGGAGCAAGAGACTATTTCCCGAATGCTAAGATTGTTTACGATAAGTTCCATATTGTCAAAATGATGAACGATGCAATCGATAAGGTTCGAAGAAAGGAGTATCAAACAAATAAGGAACTGGGTAAAACCAGATTCATGTGGTTGAAAAATCCTGAAAATCTATCAGATAGGGAAATAGCTAAGATTCGATCAATCAAAGACCTGGATACTGAAACGGCGAAAGCTTACAGATTTAAGCTTGGACTTCAACGTTTGTGGGATATAAAAAATGTAGAAGTAGCAAGAGAATATCTCGACAAATGGCATTATTGGGGAACACATAGCAATATCAAGGAAATTATCACATTGGCTAAGATGATTAAAAGAAATTCTCATGGGATATTGGAATCAATTAAACAAGGTATCAGTAATGGTGTTGTTGAAGGATTGAATAATAAGATAAAGACTGCTTTTAAGAGATCATATGGATTAAAGACGGAGAAGTGTAGGAATACTATGATATTCTTGATGGCGGGTAAACTCCGTTTACCCACACGATGTTAAAGAGATCCATCTTTTTTAAATACGATTAATCGGCAAGATATATTTTACATATTTTAAAAACGTATATTCTCTTGTTAAAAAGAAGAATCAAAGCAGTTTGCAATATTTCTCTGTTGATTGATCAGTTTATGTACATATTTTAATAAAATAGAAACACATTATGAAAATGATGTACATTAATATTTTGATTTGAATGTTTTCTCTATTTTTACTTTAAGATGAACTGTATTCCTCAATCTGATTATGAAATTAGTAATGATTTTTTTATTAGGTTTAACATTAGAAGATTACTTTTATTCATTTCCTTTTATGTACATATATTGTATAATTTATGTTCGTAATAATGTATTATTTCTCATTTTGTGAACATGGTCTTTATATATATCAATGAATAATTTGACACATATGGCATCCAAAACTACCATAATAAAAAACTTGTTTATAATTTTTTTAACTTTATCAGTTTTAACTGAAGTAACAGCAGCAGCAACTATAGGTGGATATTATTATCCAGATGCATATTCAGGTTCAGGTCAATTAAGAATTCTTTACGGGCCTATTACTCCATCTCAATTACATGATAGTATTTTTGTAGATGGAATAATGGATACAGATCAAACATTAATTACCAAAAATTCAAATAATAATTTTACTGTCCACGATGTAGGATATATTTCTACAGGTAGCAGTGGAAAAATCTTATTTGAGAATAACACAGTTATTTTTGATAGAATTGGGGACACTCGTTTCTACGGTGGTACTTGGGATTTGTCCAATTCAGTCATCGTTGGAACAAATGGAGACATAATATGTCAGATAGATGAGGTCACAGAAGATCTTTCTAATTTAACATTTTATAATTTGGGTAGATATCAATTGCAAAGATATCCTAGTATGGGATCATTCAATATATCTGACGTTTCTGTGTACAATGGAGATATTGGTATCAAAATAGATGCTGGAATTACCGACAGTACTATTGAAAATATCTATATGGAAAACATGACTGATGCCCATTTCTCTATGCTCAATGGAACTAATGTGACGGTAAGAAATTTCACTGTAAAGAATGGTGGAATGAGATGGGGAACAGGTGTAAGTTTCCTTTTTGGTGGTGTAAATGAACCTTATTGGGATTCATGGGACGGAGGTCATGATAACCATGCTGAAAATATTTATATAGAAGGTTCTGGATGGTCTGGATTAGATATGACTATGTACGAACATGACAGTTCATTTACCAACGTTACTGTTCTTAATGCAGGGCATAATGGAATTGATTTGCATGGTCAATGGAATGTAACTGTAAAAGATGCAAAAGTGTATAATTCACATGATGAAAACTTTTTGATAACCTCACCATTTGCAACATCAGGTGATTCGCATATTCATGATGAATCAGGTGCTGTTCCAGTAAGGGCAAAAACCACAGTATCTCATAATATTAATGTAATCAACTATGAATCATTCAACGCATCTGGAGCAGGAATGTCTCCTAATCGTGTTGTAAATTTGTTCGTAGCAAATATGACATCTTATAATGACTCCATGGCTATTAATGCAAATTATGCTAAGAACGTGACTTTCTTAAATGTTACAGCATCTAATGTGAGAAGCAATTCTGCAGCTAACTTTGGAACGGGATTGGAATATGGTTATGTAGAGGATTTATATGTAATTGATTCCAAATTTTTAACTGTAGGTTCTCCTGTTTATTTCTATGATACGGAAAATGCACGCCTTTTAAATGTCAAATCAGTTTCAGGCTATGCATTCGCTGGAGGGCATAATGCAGAATATATGGATTGTAATTATATTGATATTAATGTAATTACAGATTCTGGAGAGCCAGTATCAAATGCAAAGGTACAATTTGCATCAAAGGATGCTTCCATCTCAAGTGTAAACTCATGGGCCAAGGATCAGAGTGAATTTATAACCGGTTACAATGGCCATACCGCACTTCCAAGTGAAAGTAGAGAGAATTCTCCTGCATTGGCCAGCTATTATAAAAATTATCCTGAACGTAATGATTTAGAATTTACTTATGTATCATCAATCACATCCCCATCAGGTGACGTAGTAACTCTCACAGACATCACACCAGACTCAACCTGGTATCGTGAGAATCCAAACATTCCAACATATACAATCACTGCAATCATCCCTGATGAGAGTAGCACAGAACCACAGATTACTGGATTTGCACCAAGCTCTGACAATCCATTTACAGCAGGTGAATCCAAGAAGTTCCAGGTATGGGCTGATGAGGAATTGACAACCATGAAATGGTATGTAAACGGAAACCTCGTTTCATCAGGTTCAATGGACTATACATGGAAAGTAGAATCTGGTTCAACTACAATTATGTTCTCCGGATTTAATTCAAACGGAGCTGTAGTGCAGACATGGGAAATAACTGAAGGCGAGATTGTTGAAGAAGCACCAGTTTCCTCTGGAACAGGTCTTTCATTCACACCATCAGCAAGCTCACTGACAGCAACAACAGGTGAATCCACAACATTCTCTGTAGAAACAACTCAGGAATTCACAAGTGCAGTCTGGTCTGTTGACGGTACAGAGGTCGAGACCGGTACAACAGGACATGTAGAAGCATGGACAACAGCAGGCACACATACAGTAACCTTTGACGGAACTGCAGCAGCAGGAACTATCTCAAGGTCATGGACAGTAGTCGTGTCTGCAGCAGCAGAATCTGAATACTCATCCATCTCAATATCCCCATCAACTACAACAGTAGCTCCGGGAGAATCATTCAGTCTGGATGTGTATATTGATCCAACCCAGGCTCTCACAGGCTCACAATTTGACCTGCAGTACAGCCAGCTTGCAAGTATCTCTACAGTAGATGAAGGTGACCTGTTCACAACAGGTGATCTTGCAACAACGTTCCAGTATGACAGTATTGACAATGCAGCAGGACTTCTGGACAATGTCTATACAGCCATAGTTGGCAGCGGAACTATTAGTTCCCCTGGTGTTATGGCTACAATTGAGATGGTAGCAGGCAGCAGCTCCGGTATACTTGACCTTGGACTTTCCGATGTGATACTTAGTGATGCAAACTCCAATCCTGCAGGATACACAGTATCTAATGCAACAGTTCTGATTGACACAGCTCCACAGTTCACATCTGTCTCTGCACAGACAGTAGAAGAAAAGCAGAGCCTGAGTTTCACAGTAACTGCAAACGATGCAGATGGTGATGACCTTAGCTACTCGTCCACATCACTCCCATCCGGTGCAACATTCAACGACGGAAGTTTCAGCTGGACACCATCACAGGGAGATGCAGGTTCATATGTAGCAACATTTGAGGTTACAGACGGATATCTTACAGATACAGTAAGCGTGAGCATAACTGTGACACCACTGAACAACTTACCTGAGATAACTCTCTTTGAACCAGCAGATGGTTCTACATTTGAAGAAGGTTCAATCATTGGTGTGAATGTAGCTGCAACCGATGCAGATGGAGATTCATTGAGTTACATCATTGAAATAGACAGTGTGAAGGTCAGTACAGCTACCAGTTACACATGGACAACAGACTACGAATCCGCAGGAACACATACCATTAAGGTAACAGTAAGCGACGGTACTGATGAAGTCAGTTCATCAGGTACAATAACCATAACAGACGTTCAGCCAAGATGGGATGTAAATGAGGATGGAACTGTCAATGTACTTGACATTACTCTTGTTGGTCAGAACTACGGTCAGACCTACACAGAAAACCTGCCTCGCTGGGATGTAAACCAGGATGGTACTGTAAACATTCAGGACCTTTCAATAGTCTCCGGTCACTTCGGTGAAACAATTTAAGCAAAATTAATTAACTGCCCCTTTCGGGGCACACTTCTTTTTTATTAGTCTTATTCTCTTTTCAGATTACTGCTTGCCAATTTTCTTTTGTTCAATTGCTGTTGTGCAGAATACAAAAATTTGCTCTGTAAAATTCCTATTGATATAAGTAACATAACTTTGCTGTTTTCTATTTTCACAAAAACAATCTCAAATATAATAACAAAGTAGCCATCCGCCGAAGGCGGCACATTGCGATGTCTATGCACAGAAGATTGTCCTAAAAATTATGCCGTTTATGCTGATAATTCCATAGAGGTCTTGCGAAGAAAACATTCTGTGATATTCTGCAGGATATTTGTTTTGCTGGATCTCCTCAAGATTGAGTGGGTAATTTAATATTCTGTTCATCCAATCCATATTGGATGGACGATAAACTCTTGATTCAAATGGCTCTGGGAATAACCCCTCCATGGTATGTGAAAGACATTGATCTTAATGTTTCTAAGAAAAGAATGGATATTTATCTAGATTTTACCAAGGGAACGAAGTTCCCTTGCCCAGTTTGCAACAAACTGTGTGATCTCCATGATACCAAAGAAAAAGTATGGAGACACCTTGATTTCTTCCATCATGAAACATACATTCATGCACGAGTTCCCCGAACAAAGTGTGATGGAGATGATGTAAAACTTGTTGAAGTTCCATGGACAAGACAAAATACTGGATTTACATTATTTTTCGAAGCACTAATCGTTGCAATGTCCAAAGAAATGAGTGTTTCTTCAATTGCTGAATTGATCAATATTCATGAAAATTCTGTATGGATAATTCTAGCTCATTATGTTGAAGAAGCCAGAGCAAAGATGGATCTCTCTGAGTTAGATACTATTGGAGTAGATGAAATATCTGTCAAAAAAGGTCACAGCTATGTGACCTTGTTCTATGATCTACATCAATCAAGAGTAATTCATATTGAAAATGGAAAGAAAAGAAGTGTTTTCAAGAACTTCAGGGAAGTTCTTTCCAGAAAAATAGACCCTGATAATATCAAGTATATTTCAATGGACATGTATCCTGCTTTTAGGGGTGGAGCAAGGGAATATTTCCCAAATGCTAAGATCGTTTACGATAAGTTCCATATTGTCAAAATGATGAATGATGCAATTGATAAGGTTCGAAGAAAGGAGTATCAAACAAATAAAGATCTGGGTAAAACGAGATTCATGTGGTTGAAAAATCCTGAAAATCTATCGGATAGGGAAATAGCTAAGATTCGATCAATCAAAGATTTGGATACTAAAACAGCAAAAGCTTACAGATTTAAGCTTGGACTTCAACGTCTGTGGGATATAAAAAATATAGAGGTAGCGAGGGAATATCTTGACAAATGGCATTATTGGGGAACACATAGCAACATCAAGGAAATTATCACATTGGCCAAGATGATTAAAAGAAATTCTCATGGGATATTGGAATCAATCAAACAAGGTATCAGCAACGGTGTTGTTGAAGGATTGAACAACAAAATTAAAACTGCTTTTAAGAGATCATATGGATTGAAGACTGAGAAGTGTAGGAATACAATGATATTCTTGATGGCGGGTAAACTTCGTTTACCCACACGATGTTAAAGAGAACCAAAAAGAGATAATTTTGAAATATTTAGGATTTATTTTTTTAGAGTTTTCATTTGAGAAAATCAAAACTGCTACAAATATTGCATAGATTGCACCAATTGATTGTATAATTGATGAAGGAAAAACACTTGGATCGGTCATATTCACTTTTAAAAAAAGATATATATCTATATATACTTAATGAAACTCTACGCTTTAAATCGGGAAATAGATTCCCTCTAATGCACCCATTTGCCCACCTACCTTCCTCATCTTAGAGAACAAAATATTCTCCCTCATATATCAATATCCGGCAACGACTTTTAATCCTACCCCGGAAGTCACCCCGGAAGTTATTCTGGTTAATACTATTGTTGGTGAAATGACTAGAAAAGAACTTCAGGATGCTCTGAGCTTAAAAGACGACGAACACTTTAGAAAGCACTACCTTTTACCTTCACTGGAAACTAAAATTATTGAAATGACGATTCCGGATAAGCCAAGAAGTAGCAAGCAAAAATACAGACTCACCAAAAAAGGTCAGCTATTAAAAACAAAAAGCAAAAAACAATAGAGGAGAATCTTCCCCTCTATCCCTAAAAAACTTACTCGAAAGCAACGCCATCTACATACAGTGTGTAACCGTTCAGATCTATGTTATCTGTGGTTCCACTGAGTTCTGTAACGTAGCTGTCACCGGTAAGTGTCCATGTGCTTGTATCATCGAGTGTAACTGAAAGCACTGAAGCTGTTGTTCCATCTGAGTTTATTGCACCGGTATATGTTGAACCGTCTGATATTGACAGGGTCATTTCAGATATTGAATCAACCATTATGTCACCTGTTGCAGTTTGCTCATTGAAGTTGACTTCGCATATACCGCCATTGGAACCTTCAGATCCCCAGCCATTTGAACCATCGTTACCGGCTATGACCATAAGGTAGGTGTCATCAGCAAGTGTCAGGTCAACATTTGTCAGAGTGATGACACTTTCAGTATTGGTGACGTAGAACATATCTCCATTGTTGGAAACAAGGGATCCATCGGTCATTGTGAATGAGCTGGTTCCGACTTCTGCATCACCGGACATACTCTGGTATAGCATCACATTGTGGATGTTCTCTGAACTGTCAGCGCCATATACACCTTCCATGCTTCCTGTTACATCACAATTGTTGATTACAACGGAATTCAATCCTTCAACAACAACTGCTTCAGAAGTTTCTGCTATAAGTGTTGCATTGCTTACTGTAACATCTGCTGTGCTGTAAACTGCAGGTGCACCTGAGCTTCCGCTGGTTGTGTATGTTCCGCCATCAACAACCATTGTTCCGCCGCCACGGTCACTGCGTATTGCAGCTTTTACTGTTGAAAAGACATTGAGGTTAGTTGCGTACATTGTTCCGCCACCGGCAACTTCTATACCACCGGCATTTCCTCCGGAAACATCGATCTCAGTATCTTCTATGTATATTGTTGCACCATCATATGCGAAAACACCATTCGAACCTTCAGTTGTAGCTGTAACTGAACCGCCATTGATGTAAAGGACCGCATTATCCAGTGCAAGGATTGCAGAATTCAGACCATAGAAACTTGAAGCATCACTACTTGATGCAGAACCATCTGTCTTCTCTACGGTAACATCGGTAAGTGTTGCAGTGGTTTCATCTTCAGCCCTGATTGCATTTTCATCGTCATTTATAGATGTATATGTCCCTCCATCCAGCTCTTCACCGTCAGTTAAAACATATGCTCCAGTTCCGGTATCTACACTGGTAGAACCTCCACTGCCTCCGGGGGGTGTACCCATTTCACCTTCTGGCATTCCATCTGGCGGTGTCATATTCCCGTCCATTCCTGCTGGTGCTTCCCCCATTTCCTCCATTTGAACATCAGATGAATTTGAATCACTTGATGTTTGTTCTTCCTGTGTAGTGGTACAACCTGAGGTCAGAACCACTAATACAAGAAAAACCATTAGTGTATAAAGTTTAAAATTTTTCATAAAAGTACCTTCCTATTCTTTTATCCTATTTTCTTATTTTTTATCCATAATTCCATAATTATATTAAATTAATTTGTGTACATCTTTTAAACTGAAATAATTAGAATCATTTCTTAAAATTAATGAAAAGGTGGTTGAGATAGGATTTAAACCCTATCTCAAATTGGTGGTATTGTGGATAGTTTACAACAATCGTTTTTTTATCTTACAATTATTCTTCGTCTTTAACGTGCTTTTTAGGTAACACAGCCTTGAGCACAACGGCTGTTGCAGCCACACAGGCCATACCTTTCAGGATCTTGTGTTTCATTCATATCCTCCTTTCAGTGATTTTTTCCTATTGTTGATTGGTAACTCAGGCAACAACACCTGCAGCAAAGCCCTGAACATTGCAAACAATAGCAATATCGGACCCACAAATGTCATCCATGTATCTCTCATTACATTTCCTCCATCGCCGTTTTGTAACTTTAGTGCTTTTTTGTCAGATTTCTTCAGGACTCTAGAATCTTAGTCCGAGTCACTGTTCTGCCGACAAATCCCTGATTAGCTGGCTTTAATATAAGCATACTTTACAGGAAAAAGATAAATTATAGTGTTAAAATGGAAAATAAAGCTTTATAAAAGCTTCATTTCCGGAGATATTCTTTTTAAAGTATGAAAAAGATAAAAAGAATTTACAGGTTCTTTATCACCTTTCAGCCTAACATTTCTATATACATAAGAATAAAAGATATAAAGTAAAAACGTGTAATACTTCTCCGTTTGTTTGGTACAATTAAAATGGCTAAAATAGTATATTCATGCAATTGGGGTTTGCATGAATTGAATAGTCTGAAATTTAAAGATCACATGCATAAAAGCAGGTGAACAAATGGACGAGAATATTCAAAAACTGAACGAAAAGGCAATCCATTATTCGGAACAGATTGAGAAACTAAGAACAGAGATTAAAAATACAATAATCGGACAGGATGAAATTATTGACAGCCTTCTGATAGCACTCATGTCACAGGGACATGTGCTTCTTGAAGGAGTACCTGGTCTTGCAAAGACCCTTATGGTCAGGACAATCTCAGAATGTCTCGAATGTGATTTTGTGCGACTGCAATTCACACCGGACCTTTTGCCTGCAGATATCACAGGTACCAAGATATACAACCACAATGAAAGCTCATTTTCAACACTTAAAGGTCCTATATTTTCTAACTTCATTCTTGCTGATGAAATAAACCGTGCCCCTCCTAAAGTACAGTCTGCACTTCTGGAAGCAATGCAGGAAAGACAGGTCAGCATCCAGGGAGACACGTTCCATCTTCAGCGGCCTTTTCTTGTAATGGCAACACAGAACCCTATAGAATCCGAAGGAACCTACAAACTTCCTGAAGCCCAGGTTGACAGGTTCATGTCAAAACTTCTCATCGATTATCCAACAAAGGATGAAGAGATTGAGATTATCGAAAGGTTCACCCAGGGAGTCAAAACCAGCGTTTCAAAGATGCTCACATCAACCGAAATAATTGAGATACAGGATTTCATCCCACAGGTATACGCCGACAGGAAGATTATGGACTATGTAGCCCGGATAGTTGATGCAACACGTCATCCGCAGAATTATTCCGTTGATACGGAGGGGCATATAGAATACGGAGCCTCTCCCCGTGCATCCCTCTGGCTCATACTTGCTGCCAAATCACATGCAGTCCTCAGCGGCAGGGGATATGTGATACCTGAGGACGTAAAAGCAGTGGCATATCACGTGCTTCGCCACCGCGTGCTTCTCAACTATGAAGCAGAGGTTGAGGAGATTAGCAGCGACCACGTGATAACTGAGATACTCGAAAAAGTAAAAGTCCCTTAAGCCTCCGGTTTAATCCGAAGACGATAATAACCTGAGGTATGTGCCATGCAACATGCAAAAGAGATTATCAGACAGGTAAGAAAAATAGAGATCAGTACAAAACAACAGGTTGACGGACTGATAGCCGGAAACTACCACTCAGTATTCAAAGGTCAGGGTATCGATTTTTCAGAGATACGTGAATACCGGGCCGGAGATGATGTCCGTGCCATCGACTGGAAAGTAACTGCAAGGTTTAACCATCCTTTCATAAAAGAGTTTGTTGAGGAAAGAGACCTGCGTGTCTATTTTGCTATAGACGTATCAGCCTCAGGAAGCTTTGGGAGCAATATCAGCAAAATGCAAAAAGCGACTGAAATTGCTGCAAGCCTGATGTTTTCGGCCATGAAGAACAATGATAACGTTGGTCTGTTCCTTTTTACAAACGATGTCGAGAAACACATCCCTGCAAGAAAAGGCAGGAAACATGTCCTGAAATTGCTTGGAAACATGGTTTCTTACGAGCCACTTGAAAAAAGAACTGACATCATGAAGAGCATGGAATCCATATCTAAAATGCTCAAAAGAAGAAGCATTGTTTTTGTTATTTCAGATTTCATCTCCGAGGATTTCTCCAGACCCCTGAACATCATGAAAAGCAGACATGATATCGTGGCTTTAAGGGTCATGGATGCACGTGAACAGGAACTTCCTGATGTTGGTCTCATAGAACTTGAGGACGAAGAAACCGGTGAGCAACTACTTGTAGACACTTCTGATGAGGAAATAAGAATGCGCTACGCAGAACTTGTCAAAGAGCATAATGAAAGTTTGCAGAAGCTTTTCAGGAAACTGAAAATTGATATGGTAGATCTGGTAACAGATGAACCTTATGAAGCTGCACTAAATAAGTTCTTTAAAACCAGAAAAATAAAGGAGATACGATAATGGCAGGTTTTGATTCTCCTTACATTCTGCTATTCCTGCTTTTAATTCCTCTGATCTATTATCTTCAGAAAAAAGCAAGAACACAGAAAAAGAATGAAGCTATAAAGTTCAGTAACCTTGCGTTCCTTAAATCCGCAATCGGAGATAGCAGGAAATCAAAAAGGGATATGCACCTCTTTTACCTCTCACTGCTTACCATCGGACTTATGGTAATCGGTTTTGCAAATCCCCACATTCCTCTGGAACAAACCAAGGAAGGAGTTAACGTTGTGCTTGTAATGGATAATTCCGGAAGTATGCAGGCACAGGATTACCAGCCGACAAGACTTGAAGCGGCAAAATCATCTGCAGAGATTCTGATTAAATCTCTCAAAGATAAAGACTATGCAGGAGTGGTGGTCTTTGAATCCGGAGCAACCACCGCTGCTTATCTTAGTCCTGATAAGGACAAAGTGATAGATAAACTGCAGGACATTACAGCAAAAGAGGGAGCTACTGCCATAGGAGACGGACTGAGTCTTGGAATTGACATGGCATCATCCATACCTAACAAGAAAAAAGTTGTGATTTTACTTAGTGACGGAGTTAACAATGCAGGATATATCAGCCCGGATGAGGCCATACAGTTTGCAAAAGCCAATGACATTCAGGTATACACAATAGGAATGGGATCCACAGGCCAGGTTTTGCTAGGATATGACTGGTTTGGAAACCCGCAGTATGCGGAACTCGATGAGGCCACGCTTCAAAGTATCGCAGAAGAGACGGGTGGTAAATATTTCAAATCCGTTGATGACGACACACTGGATGAAATCTACAAGAACATCGGAGAGAACATAAGCAGGGAAACTGAAGAAACAAACATCAAGGACTGGTTCTTTTTTGCAGCATTTGTGACCTCACTTGTCCAGCTCTATTACAGGTACGGAAAAGGGAGGATATTACAATGAGCAGGAAAAACATTGCATTAGATCTTTTTGTTTTTGTATCCCTGTTGATGATAATGCCTGTGGTATCCGCACAGGATATCACTTTCACATTACCACAGGATGAATACTATTTCCTGACAGGCGAACAGGCCTCTGTTCCTCTCTATATGAACAACTCTTATGGAACTGATATTAACGGAATGCTGCAGGCTACTTTTACCCAGGAGATGAATACAGGTTCTGTACACTTTTCCAGTTCCAATTCAAAATCAACAAATTTTCAGGTTCCTGCAGGAGATTCCGGGACGAACCTTGGTTTTGGGACAAGCAACGACCCTGAAACTCTGAAAGTGTCGCTTACTTTCAGTTATGATGAAGATGGAGCTAAGACTGTAACTCTTGAAGATATACTGGTACATTTTGTTGATGATGAATCAGAGATCCAGAGCAATTCAAATGCTGTGCAGAGTTCATCACAGGATGCCTCATCCACCCAGCAGTCAACTGACCCGTTTGCTCAGCAGGAACAGCAAATGCAACAGGCGATGCAGCAATTTATGAACCAGCATTCCTCCACGCAGTCCTCTTCACAATCCTCCCAGCAGGCTGCACAGAACAACCAGCTGGATCAGGACACCTCTGCCCTCAAAGCACAGATGGAAGAGCAGATTCAGGAACAAGAGAAAATAAAGCAGGAATTCCAGGAAAATCTTGCATCAAATATGGATTTCCAGGAAGCTAATCAGGAACTGGAGGATATGGGTTATAACCTGACAGATGTCAGTGTAAATCCATCTTCAAACAATACCGGAAGCTTTACGGCAAATTATGAAAAGCCAGATGGAGAGACTGCAACTATTCAGGGAGAAATGGAAGATGGAGAAATCAAGGAGATTCAGGAAGATATTGCTGAAGACAGGCAAAATCTAAGAGATATACTTGCCCGAAATGAAGAATACCAGAAGTATCTGAAGGAACTGGAAAGCGATGGGTTCATAGAAACAGATGCTACTTTCTCACTAAATGGTAATGAAACCGATCTCCAGATACAATATGCAAATCCAGCGAACGAAACTGCCCTGATAAATGCTATATTCACAGATGAAACTGTGGATAGCGTGGAACTTGTCAGGGACAGGGAAAACAACAATTATTCGCTTTATGTGATTATTGCTTTACTAATCCTTGCTCTCGCTTATCTGGCATATAACAA from Methanolobus tindarius DSM 2278 harbors:
- a CDS encoding AAA family ATPase, coding for MDENIQKLNEKAIHYSEQIEKLRTEIKNTIIGQDEIIDSLLIALMSQGHVLLEGVPGLAKTLMVRTISECLECDFVRLQFTPDLLPADITGTKIYNHNESSFSTLKGPIFSNFILADEINRAPPKVQSALLEAMQERQVSIQGDTFHLQRPFLVMATQNPIESEGTYKLPEAQVDRFMSKLLIDYPTKDEEIEIIERFTQGVKTSVSKMLTSTEIIEIQDFIPQVYADRKIMDYVARIVDATRHPQNYSVDTEGHIEYGASPRASLWLILAAKSHAVLSGRGYVIPEDVKAVAYHVLRHRVLLNYEAEVEEISSDHVITEILEKVKVP
- a CDS encoding DUF58 domain-containing protein; its protein translation is MQHAKEIIRQVRKIEISTKQQVDGLIAGNYHSVFKGQGIDFSEIREYRAGDDVRAIDWKVTARFNHPFIKEFVEERDLRVYFAIDVSASGSFGSNISKMQKATEIAASLMFSAMKNNDNVGLFLFTNDVEKHIPARKGRKHVLKLLGNMVSYEPLEKRTDIMKSMESISKMLKRRSIVFVISDFISEDFSRPLNIMKSRHDIVALRVMDAREQELPDVGLIELEDEETGEQLLVDTSDEEIRMRYAELVKEHNESLQKLFRKLKIDMVDLVTDEPYEAALNKFFKTRKIKEIR
- a CDS encoding vWA domain-containing protein — its product is MAGFDSPYILLFLLLIPLIYYLQKKARTQKKNEAIKFSNLAFLKSAIGDSRKSKRDMHLFYLSLLTIGLMVIGFANPHIPLEQTKEGVNVVLVMDNSGSMQAQDYQPTRLEAAKSSAEILIKSLKDKDYAGVVVFESGATTAAYLSPDKDKVIDKLQDITAKEGATAIGDGLSLGIDMASSIPNKKKVVILLSDGVNNAGYISPDEAIQFAKANDIQVYTIGMGSTGQVLLGYDWFGNPQYAELDEATLQSIAEETGGKYFKSVDDDTLDEIYKNIGENISRETEETNIKDWFFFAAFVTSLVQLYYRYGKGRILQ